In the Syntrophorhabdaceae bacterium genome, CTGCCGGTACTCGTCGTCATCGACGACATCCTGAACGTGCCGGTCTGGAAGAACCTCTTCGTCGAGGACTACCTCAAAAGGGCCGATATCGAGCAGGAAGGTCTCACCCGCGTCTCCCTGGCGGTGCTCCGCTCAGAGCGCATCGTGGAGGTGAATCCCCTTACCAAGCTCCCTGGGAACATCTCCATAAACAGACAGATACAGGCGAGAATAGAGGCGGGCGACGTCTTCGCCCTCGCCTATGCGGACCTCGATCACTTCAAGCCCTTCAACGACCATTACGGTTTCACCCGAGGAGACGAAGTGATACGGATAACGGGCAGGCTCATCCTCAACATTGTCAAGAGCAAGGAGCCCCAGAACGGTTTCGTGGGCCACATCGGCGGCGATGATTTCGTCTTCATAACATCCGTCGATGTCGCCGAAGACGCTTCCGCCGAAATCATCGACGCCTTTGATCGGATAACCCCCACCCTGTATGACAGGAAAGACACGGACAGCGGGTTCATAGAAACTCTCGACCGTCAGGGCAATACGAGGAAGTTTCCCATGACCGCCCTTTCCATCGGCATCGCCACCAATAAGATTCGCCCCTTCACCCACTTTGGTCAAATGACGGAGGTGGCATCGGAAATGAAAAAGCTTGCCAAGCAATCATGGGGAAGCTGTTTTCTGTCGGACCGTAGAGCCGTCAATCCTGCTTGACCAGTGCGCCCGCTTGCAGGCCAAGGCGGCATCGCCCGTAAACGGTACCGTTCCGCGGCGTTCTCTATATTGGAAGGGGATAGCGCCGCGGGGGGGAATCACCACAACGATAAAAAGGGTTCCTGCTTATGGATGCGAGAAGAAAGGGGGGTCCCGCCCGGGGGTCGTGGGCATCGTGACTACCGCAAGACGAGCCCCGAGCCCCTACCGGGACAAGTTCTAGGCCTCGTCCTTCCAGACCATTTCTTTGAGTTCTTTTCCCACCTTGAAATAGGGAAGTCTCTTGGGTTCGACCTGAACGGTTTCGCCGCTTTTTGGATTTCTGCCCCGGTATGCCTTGTACTCCCTGAGGGTAAAACTGCCGAAACCGCGTATCTCCACGCGCTCGTTGTTGATGATCGCTTTTTTTATGCTGTCAATGATCGTGTCCACGGCAATCTTTGCTATCTTCTGGTTCACGTTTATATCTGTGGCGAGCTTGTTGATTATATCCATCTTATTCATGGACATCCCTCCTTAAGTCAACTTTCTGAAATATATTTACAGGCGTTCCTGAAGATCTTAAGCCCGTCTCCTTCGCTCGAAATCTCTTCCCTGGTCCATCGGGGATGCTGCGTACGATCAACAAAAGCCTCGGGGTGCGGCATGAGCCCGAACACCCTTCCCGTGTCGTCGCAAATGGCGGCAATGGCCTCCGCCGAGCCATTCGGGTTATCGGGATAGCTCATCGACACCTCTCCGGCGCTGTCGGCATATTGCAGGACGATGTTGCCCCCCTCCTTCATGGCGGAAAGGCTCTCCGCCGAATCGACGATGCATTTTCCTTCACCATGTCGCACGGGGAGATAAATTCTATCCATATCCCTCGTAAATATGCAATGAGAAAATCGGTTTGCCTTCAGACAGACCCAGCGGTCCTCGAACCGCCCGAGGTCATTTGCGGCGAGGGTCGCCGACTGCTTCCCGTAGGTCTTTCCCAGCGCCGGCAGGAGGCCCGTCTTCACGAGAAGCTGGAAGCCGTTGCAGATTCCGATGATGATCTTCCCGTTCTCGACGAACTTGACGAGTTCGTCGAGAAAGCGCCTCCCCGTGCCCGCCATCTCCAGATATTTCCATTTTACGGCCTGGGCCTTTGCCGAGCCGAGGTCGTCCCCGTCGAGGAAGCCGCCGGGGAAATTTATGAAGGTGTAGCGGTGTATCATTCCCGGCCGCTCCACGAACTCGTCGATGTGCACCAGCTCCGGCACAAAGCCGGCCAGCCGGTTCGCATGCGCCGTTTCATTCTCGCAATTGATCCCGTTCCCGAAGACCACAAGACTCTTTGGTTTTTTACCTATCATATCGCGTAACTATGCAATCCCGCCAGAAACAAGTTGACCCCGAAATAGGTCATCACGACACACGTAAAGCCTATGATCGATACTATTGCGATCCGCCTTCCCCTCCAGCCCCCCGCGAAGCGCAGGTGAAGGATCAGGGCATAAACGATCCAGGTTATGAGCGACCACGTTTCCTTGGGATCCCAACTCCAGTATGATCCCCATGCGTAGTGCGCCCATACGGCTCCCGTTAGTATACCAGATGTGAGCATCGAAAAGCCAATAATAATGCTCCTGTAATTGATGTCCTCCAGTGCATGACCCGGCGGCACGATCCCCCGGGAATGGAAAAAAGAGAGAACCCCGCAAATGAAAGAAACGACGAACGCGGCGTACGCAAGAAAGCAGGTGATGACGTGGACGTGCAGCCAGTTGCTTTGCAGGGCCGGTATGAGCGGCTGAATGCCCCTGTCTACCCCCGGGGCAAGGGAGGCGTATGCCATGAGGCCAAGCGAGGCGGCAACGGCCATGAAGGTTATCAGGGGATAGAGCCTCTTTCTCATGACAAACACAAAAAGGCTTACGCACCAGGAGAAGAATATGAGCGACTCATAGTAGTTTGAGAGAGGCGCGTGCCCAATGCCAAGCCGGTACGACTCCACCCAGCGCAAAGCGATGCCCGCCGCCTGGATGACAAGGGCAGCCAGAAGACCGTACCGCGCGACGGTCAGGATGGCTTTTTTTCCGACGGCAAAATAAAGGACATGAATGAAGAAGAGCGCCAGGTAGAGAATCGTCGCAATTCCAAGTATAGTGTGGTGTGTCGTCATGCGAGGCCCTTTCCCAATCTGCCCAATTCCTCCAGGAACCCCTCCTTGTTCCTGGAGGCAATGCCCGCCACCTTAACAACGGCGCCCTCATTGACAACATAGATCCTTCGGTGAAATGTGAAGAAGTTTATATAGAGTCCTGCGAGCATAAGGGCAAACCCTGAAAGCACCACCGGGACGCCGGGGTCGCGGGACATCTCGAGACCGGTGTGGTATTCCCCGGCTATCTTTTCGAGGGAGACCCGTGAGCCTTTTATCGTCCGGGTCCTCATCTTTTCAACGCCGCTCAGGAACCAGAGTGTCTTCGGCTCTTCCCCGTCCATGTACGCCACCATCACGCCCGGGCCGAAATCGTGAACCTGCGCCGCGTAGCGCACCACCATGAAGGGGGCCTTGCCCTCTCTCGCCACCTCTTCGTCCGCCAGAACGATCTTCCTCCCGTCGACGAGGAAGGTATAGCTGTTCGATCGCCCATAGCTTGACTGGTAGAGCCGGACCCCCCCGTAGGAAAGGGGCTCGTTCACCTTGATCCGGCCTTCCTTCAGAACCTTCCCGGCCTGATCAAGGATCTCCACATCGCTTGCGTATTCCTTTGGCTGGCCGCCGGGGTAAAAGCTGACCCGAAAGTCCCTGCACCTCACCGTGAACCCCAATGGTATCGGCGACCGCGAGCTTCCGCGGGAGACGGCGCTCTGGGCCGCCTCGCCCACCCGCAGCATGATAAAACCCCTGTGCCCGGCCGCCAGCCCCATAAGGCCCCCGAGAAGAACGACAAGGACGCTCGCATGGATGACGACAACGCCGTATCGCGAAAGGGATCCTTTCTCGTAGAGCGCCGTCGTTTCGGATATCTGCTTTTTCCTGTACGAGCTGCCGAGCCTGCGGGAGATCTCGCCAAGGCTCCCCGCGTCTGAGGTGAAGCCCGCGCCTGCGGCCACGAGCCCCCCCATATCCGGCACGGCCTTCGGCCCCGCGCTCCTCTCCTTTGTTATGCGCCTTATACGCTGGGCAGTGCACATCACAAGGTTGAGAGCAAAAAGGACGAGGAGGAGGTAGAACCATGGCGAATGGTAGGTGTCATCAAGTCCGAGAAGCTTGATGAAGTGGTAGGTCTTCTGGGAATAAAGGGTTAGATATTCCTCCTCCGTCCCGCCCTGTATTATGACGCTCCCCAGGATGGAGGTCGCCGCGATGAGAGACAGGACCACGATGCCAACGCGCACCGATGCAAGGGACCGCAACAGGGACGCCGACCGGGAAGCCGGCTCGGTTTCGCCCCCGTTATTGCTTTTTGTGGCAGTCATTGCACTTGGTCGGTGCCGCTACGCCTTTTGCCGAAGACTCCTTGTGACAACCCGTGCAATTCTTGTGGTATGCGTCCTTGATCGGCAAAGCACCGTTCTTCGGGTCCTTGCGGTCGTGGCAGGGCATACAGCCGTCGGGTTCTTTGGGGTTCTTGTCCTTGTGGTGACAGGCGACGCAGTCGACCTTGGCCTTATCGGTGTGGGCGGGGTGAGAAAAGGGAACCGGGGGGAATTTGCCCCCTTCGAGCTTCAGCATCATCGATTCCGGGGCCTTCTTCTGGGCAAAAGCGCTCGGGAGCAACACGAGGGCGAACAAACCGACCACTGCCAGTACGAGTGCGATCGTTGCTTCTTTCTTCATATCACGCCTCTTCATCGGATTTTCAAGTACTCAGAATGATATCGCAAGTTTGGGAGGTAAGTCAAGGAGGAGGCGCCGCGGAAACGCAAAACCTGTTCTTGCTCCGCTTCCTCCTTTGGTTATCGGAGGCTGGTCATTGTTCATTGTTTCTTTTCCTATAGCCCACCGCCGTGTGGTACGCCGCTCTGTCGAAGAAGTACACCAGCCTTTCCCCCAGTTCGAACATGCGGTATATATCGACGGCTTTCTCCCAGACGCCAAAGGAATACGTAAACATCCACACGTGTTTCTTGAGAATGCTCAGGGAGCTGATGGCCTCCTCGAGGGGCACCTTGCCCTCCTTTCGTTCGCGGCCGAGGGCAATGTAAAAAGAGGTGGACTCGCCCTCGCCCTTTTCTTTTCTCAGCCAGGAACCGAATTGCCCCATGATGACCATCGCCCTCGAGTGCAGGTCCTTCCTGTCGAGGCGCCTGTAGGACGGCGTCGAAGGGTTGGTCGTGATGTCGTCAAGCCACAGGTTGACGATCTTATCCGAGTTTTCCTGAACGGCGTTGGCAAGCTCGTCGGACAGGAGAATGACGGGATAGTCTATCCTGTTCTTCACCGTGCTCTCCACGAAGGTCTCGAAGGAATCGTGAATGCTCCAGAGATCTTTCTTCAGCTCCACGAACTTTGCCAGCGCCTTTTCCTGTGAATCGAAGGCAAGCTTCGGGAGGTTCATGGCCGGGAAGTATCTCGCCTCCGACGCGTCGTCGCCCGCCGCCTCGGAGCCCCCCGTCTTCTCGACCTCAAAGGTTACAATGAGAAGCTCGCCGTAAAGGGGATTAACGTGGGAGCCCACGTCGAGGAGCTGCACTATCCTTCCCTCCACCCCCGCCTCCTCTTTCAATTCGCGAAGGGCGGCGCTCTCTATGCTCTCCCCCGTTTCGGCAAAACCGATGGGGCAGCACCACATGTCCTTGAAGGGTTCCTTCGCCCGGCGGACAAGGAGTATCTCCCGGTTGTGGTTTGCAAGGACCACCGATGCCACGGGCACGGGGTTCTCGTAATAGACGGTGTCGCAGCCACTACATACCTGTCTGTGCTTGCCGTCAAGAAAGTCCGTGCCGAGAACCGTTCCACAATGGGTGCAATAGACCTTTCTTTTCATTTTCTTGCCAGAAATATCCTGTCGTTCTTGTTGAAGCTGAGCTCACCCTTTCGGTGGAGCTCGGAGATCATCTTATCGCGGACGACGTCCGGGTCAACGTCCTTCTCGATGAATTCTCTCTTGAAATCTATATACATGGCAAGGGAATCTTCGTCCCCGCCGCGAAAAACAAGGGCATTGGGGTAATCGATGTGGCTCACCCCGCTGAAATGCTGCCCGAGGAGCGCCTCGCCGTTTTCCGCGGAAAATCGCTCGATCACCTTCCTCAGGTTCCTGAAGTCGAAGTAGTGCTGTCCTTCCTCCAGCATGGAGGCGCTGTGGGTGAGGCAGAGAAAGAGGCCGCCGGGCTTGAGGAGCCGGGCTATCTCCCCGATCGCGCCGGGGAAGAAATAGAGGGAATAGAGCGACACGATGAGATCAAAATGGTCTGTCGGCAACCCTGTTGGCGCGGGCAGCGTCATCACCCGGAAGACGGCCTGCCGGGCGCGGGTGCGGGCGGTTGTCAGGAAAGGGGCTTCGTTCTCGCCCAGGCAATCGATCCCGACGATAAGGTCGAGACCCCCGGGCATGACCTCCTCAAACCAACCGTATCCGCAGCCGAGATCGAGAGCCCCCTTCACCTTCGGCCAGGGGATCGCGTCGCGCACCACGCTCCTGATGTCCTTCTTGTTCCCGGAATGCTCCCGTATTACGGCGCCGACCCGCGCGTGAAGCCTGTGGTCCCTGTAGCTCCCTATCACTTCCGTCCTTTGTTCGCTCCCGTCTGCCGTTGCCATTGAGAACCCCTTATCGGGAAAGGCGGTCGTCGAGGGCCCCCTTCCCTTCCCTGAGCAGTTCCGGGACATCGTCTGCCAGCCGGACAACCGTCGAAGGTTCGCTTACCAGGATCCCTCCGTCCACAACAAGAGAGATGGCGTTGCCGAAGGTCTTCTCGATGATCCGGGGGTCGGTGATGACCTCTTCGCCGGCGATCCGCGCACTCGTGTTAATGACAGGCCTGCCGCACAGGCCCGCAATGCCCACCGGCACCGGGTGGGCCGGTATCCTGACCCCCACCTCTTTCCTGTCCGTCATGAGAAGCTTGGGGATGATCTTCCTGGCCTTGAGGACAAAGGTGAAGGGGCCTGGCAGGTACCATTTGACGATATCAAAGGAAAAGTCCGTCAAGACAGCGTAGGTGCTTATGTCCTTCATGTCCCTGCAAATGATACTGAGCGCCCTCTTGCCGTCAAGGTGTTTCATCGCGTACAGCTTTCGTATGGATTTGATATTGAAAAGGTCACAGCCGATGCCGTAATGGGTGTCCGTGGGATAAGCGATGATGCCGCCCTCCTGCATCGTCTGCACCAGGATGTCGGTGATTCTTTTCTTCGGTCGTTCGGGGTTCCATTCAACTATCATATCTTCCTCGCCACCAGCTGCGCCGTCGCCCGGACCTTGCCCTTGTGACTTCGCAGCCCCTCATCGTAATGGATGGGCTCGAACCCGGGGAAAAGGGCCAAGAGTTCGCCTTCGTCGAGAAGGAAGGCGGGGTTCCTGGGGTGGTTCGCTGCGTCGCCTGGCTTGAGGAAGGTCTCATACATAAGTATACCACCCTTGTCGAGGATGGCCGCGATGTCCCGGGTGATCTCCCGAAGCAAGAAGTAAAACACGAGTGCCCCGTGAAAAGACCCGCTCCTGAACGGCAACCGTGCG is a window encoding:
- a CDS encoding diguanylate cyclase, which produces MKEKKTVVVISQDVVLSGIIDRILAGDYGVFLFRNIQSAIDYIYNSPPSLIVLDTSKEDIYSMDVINNLKSDPIFYQLPVLVVIDDILNVPVWKNLFVEDYLKRADIEQEGLTRVSLAVLRSERIVEVNPLTKLPGNISINRQIQARIEAGDVFALAYADLDHFKPFNDHYGFTRGDEVIRITGRLILNIVKSKEPQNGFVGHIGGDDFVFITSVDVAEDASAEIIDAFDRITPTLYDRKDTDSGFIETLDRQGNTRKFPMTALSIGIATNKIRPFTHFGQMTEVASEMKKLAKQSWGSCFLSDRRAVNPA
- a CDS encoding integration host factor subunit beta — protein: MNKMDIINKLATDINVNQKIAKIAVDTIIDSIKKAIINNERVEIRGFGSFTLREYKAYRGRNPKSGETVQVEPKRLPYFKVGKELKEMVWKDEA
- a CDS encoding phosphoribosylformylglycinamidine synthase subunit PurQ; the encoded protein is MIGKKPKSLVVFGNGINCENETAHANRLAGFVPELVHIDEFVERPGMIHRYTFINFPGGFLDGDDLGSAKAQAVKWKYLEMAGTGRRFLDELVKFVENGKIIIGICNGFQLLVKTGLLPALGKTYGKQSATLAANDLGRFEDRWVCLKANRFSHCIFTRDMDRIYLPVRHGEGKCIVDSAESLSAMKEGGNIVLQYADSAGEVSMSYPDNPNGSAEAIAAICDDTGRVFGLMPHPEAFVDRTQHPRWTREEISSEGDGLKIFRNACKYISES
- the ccsB gene encoding c-type cytochrome biogenesis protein CcsB; the encoded protein is MTTHHTILGIATILYLALFFIHVLYFAVGKKAILTVARYGLLAALVIQAAGIALRWVESYRLGIGHAPLSNYYESLIFFSWCVSLFVFVMRKRLYPLITFMAVAASLGLMAYASLAPGVDRGIQPLIPALQSNWLHVHVITCFLAYAAFVVSFICGVLSFFHSRGIVPPGHALEDINYRSIIIGFSMLTSGILTGAVWAHYAWGSYWSWDPKETWSLITWIVYALILHLRFAGGWRGRRIAIVSIIGFTCVVMTYFGVNLFLAGLHSYAI
- a CDS encoding cytochrome c biogenesis protein ResB, with the protein product MTATKSNNGGETEPASRSASLLRSLASVRVGIVVLSLIAATSILGSVIIQGGTEEEYLTLYSQKTYHFIKLLGLDDTYHSPWFYLLLVLFALNLVMCTAQRIRRITKERSAGPKAVPDMGGLVAAGAGFTSDAGSLGEISRRLGSSYRKKQISETTALYEKGSLSRYGVVVIHASVLVVLLGGLMGLAAGHRGFIMLRVGEAAQSAVSRGSSRSPIPLGFTVRCRDFRVSFYPGGQPKEYASDVEILDQAGKVLKEGRIKVNEPLSYGGVRLYQSSYGRSNSYTFLVDGRKIVLADEEVAREGKAPFMVVRYAAQVHDFGPGVMVAYMDGEEPKTLWFLSGVEKMRTRTIKGSRVSLEKIAGEYHTGLEMSRDPGVPVVLSGFALMLAGLYINFFTFHRRIYVVNEGAVVKVAGIASRNKEGFLEELGRLGKGLA
- a CDS encoding cytochrome c3 family protein, which encodes MKKEATIALVLAVVGLFALVLLPSAFAQKKAPESMMLKLEGGKFPPVPFSHPAHTDKAKVDCVACHHKDKNPKEPDGCMPCHDRKDPKNGALPIKDAYHKNCTGCHKESSAKGVAAPTKCNDCHKKQ
- a CDS encoding NUDIX hydrolase, whose amino-acid sequence is MKRKVYCTHCGTVLGTDFLDGKHRQVCSGCDTVYYENPVPVASVVLANHNREILLVRRAKEPFKDMWCCPIGFAETGESIESAALRELKEEAGVEGRIVQLLDVGSHVNPLYGELLIVTFEVEKTGGSEAAGDDASEARYFPAMNLPKLAFDSQEKALAKFVELKKDLWSIHDSFETFVESTVKNRIDYPVILLSDELANAVQENSDKIVNLWLDDITTNPSTPSYRRLDRKDLHSRAMVIMGQFGSWLRKEKGEGESTSFYIALGRERKEGKVPLEEAISSLSILKKHVWMFTYSFGVWEKAVDIYRMFELGERLVYFFDRAAYHTAVGYRKRNNEQ
- a CDS encoding methyltransferase domain-containing protein, giving the protein MATADGSEQRTEVIGSYRDHRLHARVGAVIREHSGNKKDIRSVVRDAIPWPKVKGALDLGCGYGWFEEVMPGGLDLIVGIDCLGENEAPFLTTARTRARQAVFRVMTLPAPTGLPTDHFDLIVSLYSLYFFPGAIGEIARLLKPGGLFLCLTHSASMLEEGQHYFDFRNLRKVIERFSAENGEALLGQHFSGVSHIDYPNALVFRGGDEDSLAMYIDFKREFIEKDVDPDVVRDKMISELHRKGELSFNKNDRIFLARK
- a CDS encoding L-threonylcarbamoyladenylate synthase translates to MIVEWNPERPKKRITDILVQTMQEGGIIAYPTDTHYGIGCDLFNIKSIRKLYAMKHLDGKRALSIICRDMKDISTYAVLTDFSFDIVKWYLPGPFTFVLKARKIIPKLLMTDRKEVGVRIPAHPVPVGIAGLCGRPVINTSARIAGEEVITDPRIIEKTFGNAISLVVDGGILVSEPSTVVRLADDVPELLREGKGALDDRLSR
- a CDS encoding methyltransferase domain-containing protein, translating into MRKERNGHGAPDWDERYRKGFYDGADDPHDLLVRYAHLFEGRRVADIAMGSGRDALYLASIGIPVTGLERSREGLKLAGEAAAARGFSIEMVRGDAARLPFRSGSFHGALVFYFLLREITRDIAAILDKGGILMYETFLKPGDAANHPRNPAFLLDEGELLALFPGFEPIHYDEGLRSHKGKVRATAQLVARKI